Within Microterricola gilva, the genomic segment GGGAAGCAGCCGCCCGAGTTCTGCACGGGCTCCAGGAACACGGCCGCAACGGTCTCCGGGCCCTCGAACTGGATCATCTCCTCGATGCGGTTCGCCGCCCAGACACCGAACTGCTCGAGGTCCGCGGTCGGCGCCCCGACCTCTGCCGCGCGGTAGAAGTTCGTGTTCGGAACGCGGAAACCACCGGGGGTGAGTGGCTCGAACATCTCCTTCATTGCCGGGATGCCGGTGATCGCCAGCGCACCCTGCGGCGTGCCGTGGTACGCGACCGCACGGGAGATGACCTTGTGCTTGGTCGGGCGCCCCTGCAGCTTCCAGTACTGCTTGGCGAGCTTGAAGGCCGTCTCGACGGCCTCGCCGCCACCGGTGGAGAAGAACACGCGGTTGAGGTCGCCTGGCGCGTAGTCGGCCAGGCGGTCGGCCAGCTCGATCGCGGAGGGGTGCGCGTACGACCAGATCGGGAAGAACGCGAGCTCCTCCGCCTGTTTGGCCGCGGTCTCGGCCAGGCGCTTGCGCCCGTGGCCCGCGTTCACTACGAAGAGACCGGAGAGCCCGTCGATGTACTTCCGGCCGCGCGAATCCCAGATGTGGTGGCCGTCGCCCTTCGTGATGATGGGCACACCGCCGTTCGCCATGCTCGACTGGCGCGTGAAGTGCATCCAGAGGTGGTCCTTGGCCTTCTGCTGCAGCGATTCTTCGCTGAGCTGTGCGCGAGGTGAGTTGCTCATGATTTACCGCGTTCCCCAGTTGTACAACTGCTTGTGAAGTCGGAGATAGACGAATGTCTCGGTGCTGGTCACACCGTCGAGCGTGCGAATCTGTGTGTTCAGGAGCGTGATCAGCTCCTCATCGTCCTCGCAGACGACCTCGACCAG encodes:
- a CDS encoding aspartate aminotransferase family protein; this translates as MSNSPRAQLSEESLQQKAKDHLWMHFTRQSSMANGGVPIITKGDGHHIWDSRGRKYIDGLSGLFVVNAGHGRKRLAETAAKQAEELAFFPIWSYAHPSAIELADRLADYAPGDLNRVFFSTGGGEAVETAFKLAKQYWKLQGRPTKHKVISRAVAYHGTPQGALAITGIPAMKEMFEPLTPGGFRVPNTNFYRAAEVGAPTADLEQFGVWAANRIEEMIQFEGPETVAAVFLEPVQNSGGCFPPPPGYFQRVREICDKYDVLLVSDEVICAFGRIGHMFACDQYGYVPDMITCAKGMTSGYSPIGATIVSDKVYEPFSKGDTTFYHGYTFGGHPVSAAVALENLDIFEEEKLNENVRENSPLFRASLETLLDLPIVGDVRGDGYFFGIELVKDKATRETFNDEESERLLRGFLSKGLYDAGLYCRADDRGDPVVQLAPPLTIGPAEFTEITDILRGVLSEAWSRL